The DNA sequence GTTTAGGAAGTATGTCTGTTCATCTTTGGATGATATCAATGCTAAACTCTCTGTATTGCATACTTCTGATGTCAAGTTGTCTAAGACCATAGATTTTGAGTTTGGGACTCTGCAGGAAGGGATGGTTTCCTCTGCTAAGGCATGGGAAAAGGAATTTGTTAAGTTGTTTTTTAAGCTTGGGTCAGAGACTAAGTTTTTATCTCAGCAGTTGTCAGCCATGCAAGACAAGAGCAAGATGTATTGGCACAAGAAAAGAGACTGGATTGGAGATTGTACTTTAGAAGAAATCACTGCTCCTCTGCCACTCCCTGCCATTCCTCCACCTTCAGTTTTTGGTATGACCAGAGAAGAATACAAGGCTAAGATATTTGAATGGCTTCGTGAACGGGACGGGAAGGCACCAGCTAAGGAAGCTTTTGACAAGCTATTTTCAGAGTATGGCTCAGCTCCGGTGTTTCCTTCATCCCAGAACAAGGCTTCTGGTTCAGGCAAAGGCAAAGGCAAGGCTCCAGTTTTTGTTGATGACGATTCTGATTGAAGGACCCTTTTatgatgaagggggagaaatGTTTGTTATTTTTTAAGACTTTTTGATGGATGTTTATGTTTTTGACGTTTTTGTTTTTGGGTTTTCAGACTATGTTTCTTTGATGGGTGTTTTGTTGGGTGATTAACTGATATTCTGgatttgtttatgtgattagataACAATTGCAACTGGACATCCTGGTTTTTGGATGGGTTGTTATGTTTTAAGTGTTTAATGTTTGAGACTGTTTCTTTTATGCATATTGTTCTGTTGTCTCATTCATTCTTTAGTTGTCTCATTCTCATATAATTGCACATATCATAAACTGCAATATATTCTGTTGGTTCTAACTTTGTTTTACAGGCCtttagtgtttttgatagggggagcatttatgctttctttgtcatcatcataaaagggggagaatgttagaTGCTCAGGTTTATGATGATTGCAGATAAACAGAAGATAAACAGAATGCAAGTAACTGAGATTCAAGCTTTGCAGTTTGTTCAGATTTTCCAGGAGGCTATTTCTCAGGATtaggtttgttagggttttgtgtaaatcttgtttatctggataaaccttatctcaaacaaactcaccaccttatcttataaatcaagtttaaatctctcaagccttatctctttacttgatttatctttttcaaacgtactaacagattagtttcaaagtttcattcaaatattttcaaacaaacttatcttccaatcttatcttgtgtttgaaaataattctgttagaactttgcttataaatacaactcttcatttcagatttgtagCTAACATTTTTCTCGAGAATccttcatcatctgaaatcattttcttgtttcatacccgagatattcatatccagaaaaacaagaaacttagcttgagttgtaatcaatttgtttattcttgtaactgaatagtgtattcatatcaactttgtgccgggttgtggcaagcttgatttcaaagtatagcaaagtagctagaaggctaaggaatagcagtgggctagatagcaaggtagcttgggaaaggggttctttcaggtgctatatttgtaatcaaggaaaagattgtaagttcttttattaaagttgatataatacattctctatgctagttggcatggggacttggatgtaggccatagactaggtgtaggggccgaaccaagtgaaaacttctggtgtttttacttttcagttttcagcattctgcattttatttctgttatttattttctgcagtgtaattgagactgtctcataccctgtctcatttgtaaagggactgtcccatttgcataagagactgtcccatttgccttgacagttagaatattattttatctatcgagccatcgaatttcataCCATTTACTGTTGATATGTGGCCTTCTAGATCAAGGGATGATGAAGGGATCGAATCAGTACGGAAAATATCCCGCTTAAAGTCCTTGAAAACAATTGCCATGCCAAAGTTTTTATGACTTAAAGATACTATGACAAAAGGCATCTCTATAAGCTCAAATACTTTGAATGCAAATACAATTATCATACCTTATCTACACTGTGGCCCAACCGCTTCAGCTGGTCAATCCTGCTTCTAGCTTGCACGTATGGATTAAATCTGGTGACATATGGACGTAGAAACcaaattattattcttaaaaCTAGCAACGACATCCAGTAGGAACAATAAATATATAAGATTGTGATTTTGTATTgcattatattttaaattattgtaGTAATCAAGGATCTGTCAAATTCAGATATCCATGTCACTAGACCACATGTAATGAGTAGCTCTGTTATTCTGAATTCGGCAATTGTACAATCACCGTAGGTGTATATTCTCTTGGCACTCACAGGGACTGTGAGCTCAAATATCGAGAATAGATCATTCGTCCCTTAACCTGTTCTTTTCATATATATTGTTTTTTAGATACACTGCAGAGTGCAAATGTACGTAAAATAGAAAGTTAACAACTTCACTTTCAACTTATTGAACAGAGACGATATTGTTCTGTCTAAACAGAACAACCATCACAAACAAAATGAAATGAAAGTCTCTATCCAACATTTATTAACTAAATTTATATATTACAATTAAGAACTCTTTCTTTTGTTATCTACatttttcaaatattattttacgCTGCCATCAAAGCACATCTAATGTTTTATTTTTGATAAGTATCCAATGTTTTTGGTTGCATTTTGCAAATATTTATCGGTCCAGCTTGGTTCTTTGTCATCTTATTCCACCTAGCCACCATTACTGACTCTCACATTTTGGTCCATAAGTCATCCTAAATGCTAGTTTCCAAATATGCCAAAAGAATTGAGAAGGATAATAACAACTCTAGATCCATATTTAGCAAGGCAACAACTACATGATTTAGACTCCAGAAGCACATACTCCTTTACAAATAAACATAAATAACCCCAACAAACATAGAATTTTACCCTTGTAATTAAGACGAGGATAAGTTATCGGCAAATCTTGTCAGAAAAGAAAAGCCTAATCTCAAACACACCTCTCCCTATGTTAGTTGGGGAAAAAGAACTATTACCAAACACACTTCTAACAACTACAAGATCAAAAAACAAGTTCTTTTTTCCTATGTTAATCCTAACAATTTCTTACCCTTCACAGACAAAGGAAGCAATACTAAGAACTAACATAAACATGTAAAATTCTAAACGAAATCAAGAACGAAAAACAGAAATTTCGGAGAACTCACCAAGCAATCGAATAAGATATTTGTGTCGTAGAAGATTAATAATCGTAAGCTGAGCCAAGAAATCATCCTCACCCTTCAGACTTTCCCTTGAAAACCACTTGACAGCCACCTCCaagtaaaaatatatattatgaCACAAATAtcttagtgatataaccaaaatttcatatcaaaataattttatttggtttgacattttaacagtgaagcatcagtttgactagtacagttAACTAGTGTTGAATTAGTAtatcaattattttaaaaatatttttcaacggtccaaccgtatggatgtcaataaatatatatattactgatataaccaaaatttaatatcaaaataattttatttgatttgacattttaacagtcaagcatcagtttgactagtacagctaactagtgttaaatcttgaattagtgtttcgattattttaaaaatatttctcaacgatccaaccatatggatgtcaatagatatatatatatatatatatattagtgatataaccaaaatttcatatcaaaataattttatttggtttgacattatTACAGTCAAGcatcaatttgactagtacacttgaatcttgaattagtgtttcgattattttaaaaatatttttcaacgatccaactgtatagatgtcaatagatatatattagtgatataaccaaaatttcatatcaaaataattttatttggttagacattttaacagtcaagtaacaatttgactagtacaactaactagtgttgaatcttgaattagtgtttcaattattttaaaaatatttttcaacgatccatccgtatggatgtaaatatatatatatatatatatatatatatatatatatatatatatatatatatatatattagtgatataaccaaaatttcataacaaaataattttatttggtttgacattttaacagtcaatcatgagtttgactagtacagttAACTAGtattgaatcttgaattagtgtttcaattatttttaaaatagttttcaatgatccaaccgtacggatgtcaatagatatatattagtgatataaccaaaatttcatatcaaaataattatatttggtttgacattttaacagtcaagtatcggtttgactagtacaactaactagtgtcgaatcttgaattagtgttacgattattttaaaaatatttttcaacgatccaaccgtatggatgacaatatatatatatatatatatatcagtgatataataaatgtttcatattaaattattttatcaaaatatttaattttttctgaaattcttgaaatgtcaCCCAAACAAATAAATGTTGACATTAATATTGTTGAATCATGAAatgatattttttaaaaattaaaattatcaaaaatcatATGCTAATTTAGGACGGAATCCGTCATAAATTATTATTTGCAAAAAAtttgagaaaagtcaaatttaccgccaaaattttggggaagaagttaaatttccctctttgataacttatGACGACTTtgaatttccgtcgtaaattagaTGTACCAATATTTTCCGTCACAAATATTTCGTCGTAAATTTAGATGAAATATTTTTGTatttaatttcaagttaaaattttaataaaaatacttaacttacgacgaaatgttcaaATCGTTGCAAAttcaaatgatttttattttcccACCAAATTTTTTGGGATAAAGTTAAATTTCCCtttttgataacttacgacgaatttcaatttccgtcgtaaatttgaTGATCCGATTTTTTTCGTCGCAAATATTTCGTTGTAAATTTAGATAAAAAAAATTTTATTCAAtttcaatttcaaattttaataaaaataattaacttatgacgaaatgtttaaatcgtcgcaacttcgaataattttcatttttgtttaatcgtatcgtgcataattttattaataaaatactaaacttacgacGATTTTGGGTTTCGTCGTAAATAATTACGACGTTTTACTTTTTTCCGTCATAAGTCGGGTGCGCATTTTTTCCGTCGTAATTGGCCTATTGTTTTGTAATCTAGTGATCTATATAAAGTTAGACCTTCAAATAATTCACCTATGCCTGTAGACAGCTTAAAATTGATTGGAAAACGAGCTAGTCATAGGCCATAGCTTTGAATGATATATCAAAATTACTACAAAATTCCAGTAATTCCTTAGTGAACTTTTTCTATACTATTCCTTGCGGTAGATAAGTGATCTCAATTGCCGGAAAATAGTGTAACAATAGTGTGGTAGAAAGTGTCATCCAAATGTTTCTTTAGCGAAAGACCTTTCATGATTGCTTTTGCACAACAAAAAAATTTGGACCCTAAGTAAAAATTACTGAATGAGACCACTTCCTATATATTTGAGAGCTGTGAAGTTCTTGTAATTTGATATTTGTACACAATgtaatactccctctgtcccaacCATTTCTTTACATTTTTCTTTTTGGATTGTCccatccaattctttacatttcaaaacttaccaaaaatagtcgATGAGTCTCACCGCTTTCCcactttttcttccttttcacactacttttacttCACTATCtctcttttatatattaaaaatcaacGGGTCCCACCACTTCGCCcacttttctttctcttcttcactactttatacatatttcttaacctCCGTGCCCAAACCAAATGTAAAGAATTGACCGAAACGGAGGGAGTATGTCGATTGTGAGCTGCTGAAGTTAAGATCATCTAATGCTTCTTTTCTGATAGGAGATGAGAGGCAAGTGAATTGCCACCTAGTGTTGGTACAATCATTACTAGTGGCTAGACCTGACAAAAATGGGTCTTGATCCGAAGAATCGAACCGAAATTCATGAAACCGAGATTCGATCCGAAATCCGAATCATACAATCCGATAATTATCCGAAAACCGATTTAAATCGATCCGAAAAATATCCGAACCAAAAATTTAACCAAAAATGATCCGAAATACAAGATCCGATTATAACTTGGAACCGATTAAAACCGAATAATATATTACCCGAACCGAATATGATCCAAAATAAGCAAAAtttatactttaaccaattttatgtttatgatatcaTACTTATTTAATTGTATTCTTTTGTAAAAGCACATTATATTACATTAAAAATACTAAACTAAATAAAAAGAATATTTTTTGAATCTcgaaaattgaaaaaataaataagttttgATCCGAAAATATCCAAACCGAATTTGATCCGAACAGAATTTTGTTCGATCTTAATCCGAATTTTATCCGAATTAGACCCGAACCGAATTACATCCAATCCGATTCGAATGGTCTTCAAATATATCATAATCCGAAAGTAGATCCGATCCGAAATTGTTCCGATCCGAAACCGAACCGGTTATCCGAATTGTCAGGTGTACTAGTTGCACAGAAGGAAGATAGGAAACGAGAGGTTTCAAATTACGAAGAATGTTGTACGAGAGAAAATGAATTGCGGTCCCATTTTCAACCAACTCTGATGACACTTTTATTGTGAAATTCAGAAAACTGGTGTAAGTTTGTTATTTTTCATTATATTGTGAAAACCTCTTCCATCAAGGAACATTTTTAACGCAACTTATTACAAATTAATATCACAGCCACCCCACTGCCATCAAAAACCAAAAATGTTTGtctatatatattaattatgATATTATTATAACATCTTCACATCAACAAGCAAGATAGGCCAGTAGGTAAAAATACTCATGGAGCCGAAATCATCACCACCTCTTCCTCACAACGACGAAGTTGAGGACATGCTTTCATCTTTTCCAAAAGAGAGGGGTATAATTGCACCCTATGCGTATCAATATCAAGGATTCTGGTATTACTCAAAGCATTTGGAGGGTATTATTAATTTTCAAAACCATTTTAAACCCCGCAAAAATGATATATTTCTCGCAACTGCCCCTAAATCTGGAACTACGTGGTTGAAAGCCATCCTCTACGCCCTAATCAACCGTGAAGTCCACCCTCCTAAAAGTCCTCAGCATCCTTTGCTTACCAAAACTCCCCATAATCTCGTTCCTTTCATCGAATTCGTTAATCCTTCTGAATATGACTCCATCTCCAACTCCCCAGACAGCTGCACTAGGATTTTTGCAACACATTCTGCATTAGTTAGCCTTCCGAAATACATAACAGACGATGCTAGTTCATCAAACTGCAAAATAGTTTACCTGTGCAGGGACATCAAAGACAACTTTGTTTCATACTTCCACTATGCCAACAAGGCCAACGTGCGATCCTCTCCCATTTCTTTGGAAGACGCGTTTAACTTGTACTGCAAAGGAATCACTACAGGTGGACCGGTTTGGGATCAAATCTTGGAATATTGGAATGGGAGTTTGGAAAAGCCACATAAGGTGTTGTTTATGAGGTACGAGGATGTGAAAAATGAACCTCAGGTTCAGCTAAGGCGTCTTGCACAGTTTCTGGGGAAACCCTTCTCTCAAGATGAAGAAAATCGTTACTTAGCTGATCAAATCATAACTCTGTGTAGTTTTGATAATCTGAGCAATTTAGAGGTTAACAACACCGGAAAAAATAGGCAGCAGGTAAGTAATGGTGCATATTTCAGGAACGGTGTGGTTGGAGATTGGAAAAATTATTTAAGTGAAGATATGGTTTCTAGGTTGGATCAGATTACGGAAGAAAAATTTCGTGGTTCGGGGTTATCTGTCTGATATATCATCAGTGTTTCCGCCAATAAATTTTTTCGTAATTTTAGTGTTATCGTTTCCATCACTGTATTTTGTTTTCCAGAACTGCTATATGCATATGCGTTCCTTGTgtttatttatctaataaatatGTAAACTTTCTTTTGATGCTAATAAAGAGtacttcataatatttttttaggAAATGTTAAGGGCAGCCCTCAAGGCTGTGTTTAAGCATTAAAACACTTTGAGTTTTTAACAGGTTAGAGGATTACAGCTGGACGAATGAACTTATCAATGGAATGAATGGCTCCTAAATGCATTTACTGCCCTATTAAAACGCATGTACTGATTATTTGAATCATCCATAATCAATtgtttttattaattaaatttatatatcAAAATTTGGAAAATGTTAGATGTATAAATTGGTTTCCAATCTATTTACAAATTGCCATTGTCAAACTCTAATTTGTTATATACAttcattattaattattttatactGTCACGTTAACCATGCAATGTGATTTGCAAATAATTTTTTATATCTCATTTTTGTAACTCTACCACTACTCAtcaaattttatgatttttttataTCGGAATTATGTTCAAAAAGTAAGAAAATTTCAAATTATATTTTGGCTATTTATAAATATTGCTCAAAGTTAAgatatataaaattatttttttgataaaatatgTTAAAAACATTCTGAAGGCGGGTCATTAGGTGTGAACTCGTTACATATGTTTATACAAGAGAGAACGCATACATTTATTTTGTACCTACAGTTGAAAAGATTCTGATAACAAGGAAATTATTAGGTCTTTCTAATGTCTAATGTGTGCCAAATACACATAATAAGTATTAAATTTTATGAGTTTGAAGTATTTTTATTGGTAGAGTTATTGTAAATACAGGGATccattaatatttataattaaagtACCAattaaaattgcaccaaattaACGGGAGTTGTTCCTTACCATGATCCTATAATTACCCCCAAGTCCTGCCGACATTATAGTTATGTGTAGGCTGC is a window from the Apium graveolens cultivar Ventura chromosome 1, ASM990537v1, whole genome shotgun sequence genome containing:
- the LOC141717962 gene encoding cytosolic sulfotransferase 5-like — encoded protein: MEPKSSPPLPHNDEVEDMLSSFPKERGIIAPYAYQYQGFWYYSKHLEGIINFQNHFKPRKNDIFLATAPKSGTTWLKAILYALINREVHPPKSPQHPLLTKTPHNLVPFIEFVNPSEYDSISNSPDSCTRIFATHSALVSLPKYITDDASSSNCKIVYLCRDIKDNFVSYFHYANKANVRSSPISLEDAFNLYCKGITTGGPVWDQILEYWNGSLEKPHKVLFMRYEDVKNEPQVQLRRLAQFLGKPFSQDEENRYLADQIITLCSFDNLSNLEVNNTGKNRQQVSNGAYFRNGVVGDWKNYLSEDMVSRLDQITEEKFRGSGLSV